Genomic window (Vibrio pomeroyi):
GAAACTTCCACTCAAAAGATGCCATCCTAGCAACGCTAGATCAAATGGCGGCATACAAGATGAATAAACTCCACCTTCACTTAACGGATGATGAAGGCTGGCGTTTAGAAATCCCAGGTTTACCAGAGCTAACGGATGTAGGGTCTAATCGTTGTTTCGATTTGGAAGAACAAAACTGTTTACTGCCTCAGTTAGGTTCAGGTCCAACAACAGACAACTTTGGCTCTGGTTTCTTTAGTAAAGCGGATTACGTCGAGATCTTAAGCTACGCAAAAGCGCGCAGCATTGAAGTAATTCCAGAAATTGATATGCCAGCACACGCTCGTTCTGCTGTGGTATCGATGGAAGCGCGTTACACTCGCCTAATGGCGGAAGGTAAAGAAGCGGAAGCAAATGAATACCGCTTGATGGATCCACAAGATACATCGAACGTAACCACGGTTCAGTTCTACGATAAGCAAAGCTTCATTAACCCATGTATGGAGTCTTCAACTCACTTTGTCGATAAAGTGATCTCTGAAGTGGCGGCAATGCACCAAGAAGCGGGCGTTCCACTAACGACTTGGCACTTCGGCGGCGATGAAGCGAAAAACATCAAGTTAGGCGCTGGCTTACAAGATATTAATGCAGAAGATAAAGTGGCGTGGAAAGGCAACATCGATTTGTCTAAGCAAGATAAGCCATTCCAACAGTCTCCTCAGTGTCAGTCTTTGATCGCTGATGGAACGGTAAGCGACTTCGGTCATTTGCCAAGTCATTTTGCAGAGCAAGTATCTAAGATTGTTGCTGACAAAGGTATTCCTCATTTCCAAGCATGGCAAGATGGTCTGAAATACAGCGAAGGCGAGAAAGCATTTGCAACCGAAAGCACTCGCGTAAACTTCTGGGACGTTCTTTACTGGGGCGGCACTTCATCAGTATACGATTGGTCTGCGAAAGGGTATGACGTAATCGTCTCTAACCCAGACTACGTTTACATGGATATGCCATACGAAGTGGATGCAGCAGAGCGCGGTTACTACTGGGCAACGCGTGCAACCGATACCCGTAAGATGTTTGGCTTCGCACCAGAGAACATGCCACAAAACGCAGAAACATCATTAGACCGTGACGGCAATGGCTTCTCTGGTAAAGGCGAAATTGAAGCGAAACCTTTCTACGGTTTGTCCGCACAACTTTGGTCTGAAACAGTTCGTACCGACGAACAGTATGAATACATGGTATTCCCTCGCGTATTGGCAGCAGCAGAGCGCGCATGGCACAGAGCTGATTGGGAAAACGACTACAAAGTGGGCGTTGAGTACTCTCAAGAAACTAATCTAGTGAATAAGCAGGCTCTAAACAACGACTTCAATCGCTTCGCGAATATTGTTGGTCAACGTGAACTGGCTAAACTTGAGAAAGCAGGTATTGATTACCGACTACCAGTACCGGGTGCTCAAGTTGTTGATGGTAAGTTGGCGATGAACGTTCAATTCCCAGGTGTAGAGCTGCAATACTCTGCTGATGGCGAAAACTGGCTAACGTATGATGAGCAGCAACAACCATCGGTTTCTGGTGAAACGTACATCCGCTCTATCTCTGAAAGTGGCGAGAAAGTAAGTCGAGTAACGTCAGTTAAATAATCGATAAGCAACATTAATAGAAGAGCTCCCTAGCTATTACCTTACTTAAGGTTAAAAGTGGGAGCTCTTTTTGTTTGTTGCGAATTAGGCTCTCATCCAAAACGGGAACATATAGAAACCGTCTTGGTTTATAACGTCAACAATGCACATAAGGTGAGGTTTATCGCAAAAGTGACGCGCTTCTCATTATTCTCTTCAAAAAATAAGTCCCTCATAAAAAACTCTAAATCAGGTGTGATTCAATTAACTGAATCTAATTTCGCACCGTAAAATAATGTGATCCCGATCTGTACATTTTTCCACCTTGAGTTTTTTATCAATTTTTATGTTTTTAAGTATTTGATTTAAATATGTTAAATAACTTGTTCTTTTTTGATAGTGAGAGAGATCACTCTGTCTGCTCTTTTATTTTGAAACGCAAATTAATTCGAGCAACATAGATTTCATGCCAGGGAGGCGACCAACTACTCAAGCGGTGAAGGTGAATGATGTACCGAAGATATGCCGCTGAAAAAATCAAACTAAGGCAGTTTACTATGAAAAAAATTATCGCTCTAAGTGCTCTTTCTCTTGCTTTCGCTTCTAGTGCTTTTGCTGGTTCTTCTTACGTAACAGGTAACATCCAAATTCACGATGACGGCCGTATCCACGGTTCTGATATGACTTCTACGCTAGAAGCTGGTCACACGTTTGACAACTCTCTAGGCGGCTTCACGGTTTACACTGAGTTTGATGGCATCCAACTGGGTGACCTTGAAGGACTAACTGCTGCTGAAACTGGTGACTTACCAACTACTGGTCAAGCAAACGCATTCATCACTGTTGGTGGTGAGCAAGCGTTCAACATTACTGATAACCTATGGGTTGCCGCTGGTTACCAACATGTGTTCTCTGCAGGTGAGAGCATTCAATTCCGTCCATTAGTTAAGATCGGTTACAACTTCGATAACGGTATCTCTATTAGTAACCGTACTCGTGCACACATCGATGATACTTCTGCTGATGCTGACACAGACTACCGCATGGATAACCGCATTGCTTACACAGTGAATGCTGACCTAGCACTTAGCTACAACAACGTATACATGATTGATGCAGAAGCTATGGACCACGAGTTACGTGCAACATGGACTCGTCAAGGCGTTCAACCTTACTTTGAGTTCCGTAGCCAAGCTAACGGCGTAGACTTCGCAAACGGCGATTCTAAGCAGAACAACGCATTCGTATTCGGTGCTTCTTACGGCTTCTAAGCTGATTTATTTGGCGGTTTAGTCAATGAGACTATTCGCGAAATAGCTTTTTTGCCAAAGCACTTCCTTCGTGAATGAGCGGGGGGGATTAAGCGGCACTAACAGCCCGGTTAGTGTCGCGACAAGATTTGCTTTACTGTCCAAAAGCAAAGAGCCTAGTAAGTAAACCACAGTCTTGGGTTTGCTTGATACTAGGCTCTATTTTTATGCTTCCATTTCTAGCTTAGTGTTCGTGTACTTTAGTTGCCTTTATAGTGACGGTACTCAAACACCTGACCTTTATCATTAAACGCGTACACAGAGTACTCGTCTTTCTTATCGCCATACTCCATACCCGGTGAGCCCATTGGCATACCCGGAACCGCCAAACCAATCGCATTACGTGGTGGGTTTTCTAAAAAGGCTTTTACGTCTTCTGCGGGAATGTGACCTTCAAATACATAACCGTCGATCTCTGCGGTGTGACAAGAAGCCAGCTCTTGCGTTACGCCTAACTTTTGCTTGATAGGGTTCATATCATCGTGGAGCTTCTCTGTTACATCGAACCCGGCATCACGCATATGCTCTGTCCATTCTGTGCAGCAGCCGCAGTATGGAGATTTGTGGTTTAGAACATCAGTAGCCAAAGCCTGTCCTGAAATTGCAGCGAGTGCAGTAAGAGTCATAACTTTACGAATCATGGTTAACCTCATGAATATGGTTTTTATTAATATTAGAATGAGTTGGTTTGAACAATCTCAGCCTGTTGGCATTGCTTACGACAGTAATTGACGACATCGCCATAGCTGCTCCTGCAACTACTGGGCTAAGCAGAAATCCAAAAAACGGGTAGAGCACACCGGCGGCAATAGGGATGCCAAGCGAGTTATAGATGAAGGCACCAAAGAGGTTTTGCTTCATGTTTCTCACGGTCGCTTGGGACAGTTCTATCGCGTTACTTACAGACAGTGGCGACGAGTTGAGGAGTGTCATTTGTGCACTTTCAATCGCGACATCACTGCCACTGCCCATAGCGATACCTATATCAGCTTGAGCAAGCGCTGGTGCATCGTTAATGCCATCTCCAACCATAGCCACACTCTTATATTGTTGTTGAAGCTGAACAATATGCTGAGCTTTCTGCTCTGGCAGTACTTCTGAGATAACCTCATCGATACCGACATTTTTACCAATCGCTTGAGCAACAGAATCGTTGTCGCCTGTTAATAGCACGGTGTGAATTCCGGCGGATTTTAGTTGAGCAATGGCTTGTTTGCTATCTATTTTTAACGCGTCTGAAATGCCTAAGATGCCTTCCAGTTTTTGATCGATGACTACGAAGATTGGCGTCCATGCTTGTGTACGACAAAGTTCGATAAAGTCACGGCCTATTTGAGTATCAATACCAAGTTGGGTGAGGTATTTAAGAGAGCCGACTTGAACGTATTTACCGTTAATGTTGGCTTGTACTCCAAGGCCTCGGCGGTTTTCAAAGTCGCTGTGTGGGAGTGCTGAAACTTCTAAGTTTTCGGCATACTGGCAAACGGCTTTGGCAAGTGGGTGTTCTGAACCGACTTCAACCGAATAGGCGTAAGCCAGCAGTTCTTGTTCTGATAGGTTGTGATAAAACGCCTGCTGAACGCTTGGCTTACCTTGGGTTAGGGTGCCTGTTTTATCAAATACGACCGCGTCAATCTTGCTGGCTGACTGCAACACATCGGCATCTTTGATTAGAACGCCAAACTCAGCGGCTTTACCTACGCCGACAGTAATCGAAAGTGGAGTCGCTAGGCCTAAGGCACACGGACAAGCGATGATCAGTACGGTAGTCGATACCACAAGCATGTAACTGGCACTTGGTTGTGGGCCAACAAAAAACCAAACTAGGGCGGCAACAGCTGCGATCGCGACCACAACGGGTACGAAAACGGCAGAAATAGAGTCGGCTAGTTTCGCAATCGCAGGTTTGCTGCTTTGTGCTTGGCGAACCATTTGAATGATTCGAGCCAACATTGTGCTTGAGCCAATTCCTGTCGCTTCGATAACTAAGCTTCCATCGCCATTAATGGTACCCGCAGAAACGCCATCACTCACCGATTTAACGTTGGGAAGTGGTTCACCGGTCAGCATGGATTCATCGATGTAGGACTCGCCAGAGACTACAACACCGTCAACCGGCACTTTCTCACCGGGTTTTACTCGTACTTGCATGCCTACTTGGATGGCTTCTACAGCAATGGTTTGTTCTTTGCCATCGACGATGACCACCGCTTTTTGAGGTTGTAAATTAATCAATGCTTGTAGTGATTTTGTGGTGCGAGCTTTGGCTTTTGCTTCAATGTAGTGGCCCAAAGAAATAAGGCCAACGATCATCGCGCTCGCCTCAAAGTAGACATGGCGAGAGGCTTCAGGGAACCATGATGGAATCAGCACAACCAGCATTGAGTAGAACCATGCTGCGCCTGTACCCAAAGCAACTAACGTATCCATGGTCGCGCGCTTGTGCATCAGTGATTGCCACGCGTTAGTGAAGAAGCTGCGACCTGAAGTGGCTAGCAGTACCAAACAGACCACACCAATTAATCCCCAAGCCAGTTGGTCGTTAAATGTGGTAATGGTCATGCTGCCGCCGAACACACCCCAAGCCATCAGCGGAGCCCCAAGCAGTAGCGCGCTTACTGAGTTTTTCAGGAAAGCCTGTTGAGTGCGAAGTTGTTGCTCTTGCTGTTTTTGTTGTTGTGTTGCCGCATCATCAACAAATTCGGCGCCATAACCCGCGGCTTTCACCGATTGGATGAGTTCGCTTTCGATCAGGTCACGTGTTTTAGAGGTGAAAACCAAGGCTGTCTGCTCGGCGAGGTTGATCTGAGCTTGGTCGACAAACTCGTTCTTTTTCAGTGCTTTTTCGACTGAAGAAACACAACTGGCACACGTCATTCCCTCAAGAACAAGGTGATAAGTATATTGACTCACAACGGGTTCAGTAGGCGTTGTTTTTGTAGATACAGATTCTTTATCTTCTTCTAAATCGGAACTTGGTGAGAGGTCATGGGCTTCAGAGTAGGGAGTTGCGTGATAACCCACGCTTTCGACCAACTCAATTACCTCGGATTCAGAAAGCAGAGTGTTCAGTGATAATTCCTGTTTGCTGACTTCTAGGTTTGATGCTTGCTCGGTTTGTTCAAGCGCTTGAGTCAGTTTGTTCACACACTTACCGCAGCTAAGACCAGATAGCGAAAGGTGCAGTTGATTGCCCATGCTATAACCAAGCGTCGCTAACTGTTCGCTGAGTTGAACGTAACTAAATGGAGTCGAAATATCGATGTAGGTCGGCGATATATCATTGATCGTCGTGTTGTCGAGATCAGCAAACAGTGTGCGGACTTTCTTCGCACAACCCATGCAATTTAGGCCGTTGAGCGCGGTTCTGTAGTGGTTCATATCGATACTCCAATTCTCATCTACGCCTAACATAAACCTTCCCGTAAGGGTAAGGTCAAACATAAATTCAAGAATTTGATCTTAGTGGTGCATTAGCTGGTGGATTCAAATTGGGTATGGGAGAGGGGAATAAAGGATGCGCGACTATAATCTACTGGCTAAGGCAATAGTTTTGCTACTTTGAAGGCGGAATTTGTCTTTCTATAAACGCTTTCGTACAACAACAGCACATTAATCATTCACTACTGATTGTAGATTTAAGCGGTGGTGATAAAATAGCGCCCAAAATTTAGTGATATTTGGCCATTACAGGCTTTGTAATCGGCTCCACTAAAAGAATCACCTACATAATCAAGGTATTTAAATGACGGTTAAAACTCGTTTTGCTCCTAGCCCAACTGGCTATCTTCACGTTGGTGGTGCACGTACTGCACTTTACTCTTGGCTATTCGCTAAAAACCAAGGCGGTGAATTCGTTCTACGTATCGAAGACACAGACCTTGAGCGTAACTCTCGAGAAGCGGTTGATGCAATTCTAGAAGGCATGCAATGGATGGGTATGGAATGGGACGAAGGTCCTTACTACCAATCTAAGCGTTTTGACCGTTACAACGAAATGGTTGATAAGCTACTTGCTGAAGACAAAGCATTCAAATGCTACGCGTCTAAAGAACTGCTTGATGAAATTCGTGCAGAGCAAGAAGAAAACAAAGAGATGGCTCGCTACGATGCTAACCACCCTAAAATTGTTGCAGCAAACGAAGCAGCAAAAGAAGGCGATGCATGCGTTATCCGTTTCCGTAACCCTAAAGAAGGCAGCGTAGTATTTGATGACCAAATCCGTGGTCGCATCGAAATCGCTAACAGCCAACTTGATGACCTAATCATTCGTCGTACAGACGGCGCTCCTACATACAACTTCGTAGTAGTAGTAGATGACTGGGACATGGGTATTACACACGTTGTTCGTGGTGAAGACCACATCAACAACACACCTCGTCAAATCAACATCTATGAAGCACTAGGCGCGCCAGTTCCAACGTTCGCTCACTGTGCAATGATTCTTGGTGATGACGGTGCGAAACTTTCTAAGCGTCACGGTGCTGTATCTGTAATGCAATACCGCGACGAAGGTTACCTACCAAATGCACTAAACAACTACCTAGTTCGTTTAGGCTGGTCTCACGGTGACCAAGAGATCTTCTCTCAAGAAGAGATGATTGAATTCTTCAGCCTAAACGCAATCAGCAAGTCTGCATCTGCATTCAACACTGACAAGCTACTTTGGTTGAACAACCACTACATCAAGACTTCTGAGCCTGAGTACGTTGCAAAATACCTGCAATGGCACCTAGACGCACAGAAGATCGATACAACAAGCGGTCCAGCGATCACTGAAGTGATCAAGCTAGTTGGCGAGCGTTGTAATACACTTATCGAACTTGCAGAGCAATCTCGTTACTTCTACGAAGATTTCTCTGAGTTTGAAGCTGGCGCAGCTAAGAAGCACCTACGTGGTGTTGCTAAAGGCCCACTAGAGCTTGCTCTTGCTAAAGTTGAAGCACTTGAAGACTTCACTACTGCAAACATCAAAGATGGTGTGATTGCAGCAGTATGTGAAGAGCTAGAGATCGGCATGGGTAAAATCGGTATGCCACTTCGCGTAGCAGTAACAGGTGGCGGTCAGTCTCCTTCTGTTGATGCTGTGATGGAGCTTGTTGGTAAAGAGCGCGTAATCGCTCGCATCAAGATGGCGCTTGAGTTCATTGCTGAGCGTGAAGCTAACGCTTAATTGAGCGCTTGCTAGATTCAAAAAGGGTCAGTAACTTGGTTACTGACCCTTTTTATTTGTTTGGAGTTTTATTATCTAAACAACTTCGTTATAGCTGGTCGTCGCCAATCATTTGAGTCGCTTGCGCGGCTGTTTTCTTATCAAACAAGATATCCATCATCGCTTTGATTCGTTCCATATCGTCACCAAATTTCGAAAAGTTTCCACTATTCGGCGCTTTAAATTCGACGTTACCTACGCGTTGTTGATCTTGATAAGCCGAGATCTTAGCGTCTGCGACAAAGGTTCTGAAATCCCAGCTCCAACGAGACACGTAATCTAGCGTAATATCTTCTGGATTGTTCTCTGAGCCATCTGCAACAACCTTACATTTGACTTGGTTATTCAGACACCAGTCGAGCATTGAATCGAGGAAGACCGCACGAGTTTTCTCGTCCTCAACTATCGTAACCTGCTCTATAGTATTCGCTTCTGGAAGTGCGTTTCCTGAATACTTAGGGGCACTACAACCTGCGAGTAAAACGACAACACCAGCTACTAACCAATTTTTCATTATCTATCCTAGATTTTTTTGAAAATGATAGAGGTGTTGATACCACCAAAGGCAAAGTTATTGCTCATCAGATATTCAACATCCAATTCGCGACCAGAGCCGGTGATGTAATCAAGCTTGCCGCATTGCTCATCGACATTCTCAAGATTTAGGGTTGGGCTGAACCAACCGCTGTGCATCATCTCTAGGCTGAGCCAAGCTTCAATTGCACCACACGCGCCAAGTGTGTGGCCAAAGTAACTCTTGAGAGAGCTAATAGGCACTTCACCGAAGATATTCGCTGTTGCGTTACTCTCTGCAATATCGCCTTTTTCAGTCGCAGTACCGTGCGCAGAAACATAGCCAATCTTCTCAGCAGGAAGCTGTGCGTCTCTCAATGCTTTCTCCATACAGATTTGCATGGTTTCCATCTGAGGTTGGGT
Coding sequences:
- a CDS encoding porin, giving the protein MKKIIALSALSLAFASSAFAGSSYVTGNIQIHDDGRIHGSDMTSTLEAGHTFDNSLGGFTVYTEFDGIQLGDLEGLTAAETGDLPTTGQANAFITVGGEQAFNITDNLWVAAGYQHVFSAGESIQFRPLVKIGYNFDNGISISNRTRAHIDDTSADADTDYRMDNRIAYTVNADLALSYNNVYMIDAEAMDHELRATWTRQGVQPYFEFRSQANGVDFANGDSKQNNAFVFGASYGF
- a CDS encoding carbohydate-binding domain-containing protein translates to MLKRNLLSVAVLAGLTGCAVTQAPEQQVVNALADNLDVQYEILTNHGANEGMACQDLGAEWASCNKVNMTLTNDGEAIDSKDWTIYFHSIRLILDVDNEQFKITRVTGDLHKLEPTDKFDGFAAGEEVILPLTSEYWQLFETDFMPGAFVTAPNAEPKMIASLNTEDVASFVTGLEGNNLKRTPDDNNVMATAVTRFEKNADLATQDVSTTLLPTPMSVEVGEGSVSIAGGIALPKDAFDADQFAAIEERADVVNVDVSGDLPVSVTVVPTQFTGDLAKSGAYELSISEEGVAIKAFDKTGAFYAVQSIFGLIDSQNAESLPQLSIKDAPRFDYRGVMVDVARNFHSKDAILATLDQMAAYKMNKLHLHLTDDEGWRLEIPGLPELTDVGSNRCFDLEEQNCLLPQLGSGPTTDNFGSGFFSKADYVEILSYAKARSIEVIPEIDMPAHARSAVVSMEARYTRLMAEGKEAEANEYRLMDPQDTSNVTTVQFYDKQSFINPCMESSTHFVDKVISEVAAMHQEAGVPLTTWHFGGDEAKNIKLGAGLQDINAEDKVAWKGNIDLSKQDKPFQQSPQCQSLIADGTVSDFGHLPSHFAEQVSKIVADKGIPHFQAWQDGLKYSEGEKAFATESTRVNFWDVLYWGGTSSVYDWSAKGYDVIVSNPDYVYMDMPYEVDAAERGYYWATRATDTRKMFGFAPENMPQNAETSLDRDGNGFSGKGEIEAKPFYGLSAQLWSETVRTDEQYEYMVFPRVLAAAERAWHRADWENDYKVGVEYSQETNLVNKQALNNDFNRFANIVGQRELAKLEKAGIDYRLPVPGAQVVDGKLAMNVQFPGVELQYSADGENWLTYDEQQQPSVSGETYIRSISESGEKVSRVTSVK
- a CDS encoding DUF411 domain-containing protein, with the translated sequence MIRKVMTLTALAAISGQALATDVLNHKSPYCGCCTEWTEHMRDAGFDVTEKLHDDMNPIKQKLGVTQELASCHTAEIDGYVFEGHIPAEDVKAFLENPPRNAIGLAVPGMPMGSPGMEYGDKKDEYSVYAFNDKGQVFEYRHYKGN
- a CDS encoding Sbal_3080 family lipoprotein, translated to MKNWLVAGVVVLLAGCSAPKYSGNALPEANTIEQVTIVEDEKTRAVFLDSMLDWCLNNQVKCKVVADGSENNPEDITLDYVSRWSWDFRTFVADAKISAYQDQQRVGNVEFKAPNSGNFSKFGDDMERIKAMMDILFDKKTAAQATQMIGDDQL
- a CDS encoding copper-translocating P-type ATPase — translated: MFDLTLTGRFMLGVDENWSIDMNHYRTALNGLNCMGCAKKVRTLFADLDNTTINDISPTYIDISTPFSYVQLSEQLATLGYSMGNQLHLSLSGLSCGKCVNKLTQALEQTEQASNLEVSKQELSLNTLLSESEVIELVESVGYHATPYSEAHDLSPSSDLEEDKESVSTKTTPTEPVVSQYTYHLVLEGMTCASCVSSVEKALKKNEFVDQAQINLAEQTALVFTSKTRDLIESELIQSVKAAGYGAEFVDDAATQQQKQQEQQLRTQQAFLKNSVSALLLGAPLMAWGVFGGSMTITTFNDQLAWGLIGVVCLVLLATSGRSFFTNAWQSLMHKRATMDTLVALGTGAAWFYSMLVVLIPSWFPEASRHVYFEASAMIVGLISLGHYIEAKAKARTTKSLQALINLQPQKAVVIVDGKEQTIAVEAIQVGMQVRVKPGEKVPVDGVVVSGESYIDESMLTGEPLPNVKSVSDGVSAGTINGDGSLVIEATGIGSSTMLARIIQMVRQAQSSKPAIAKLADSISAVFVPVVVAIAAVAALVWFFVGPQPSASYMLVVSTTVLIIACPCALGLATPLSITVGVGKAAEFGVLIKDADVLQSASKIDAVVFDKTGTLTQGKPSVQQAFYHNLSEQELLAYAYSVEVGSEHPLAKAVCQYAENLEVSALPHSDFENRRGLGVQANINGKYVQVGSLKYLTQLGIDTQIGRDFIELCRTQAWTPIFVVIDQKLEGILGISDALKIDSKQAIAQLKSAGIHTVLLTGDNDSVAQAIGKNVGIDEVISEVLPEQKAQHIVQLQQQYKSVAMVGDGINDAPALAQADIGIAMGSGSDVAIESAQMTLLNSSPLSVSNAIELSQATVRNMKQNLFGAFIYNSLGIPIAAGVLYPFFGFLLSPVVAGAAMAMSSITVVSNANRLRLFKPTHSNINKNHIHEVNHDS
- the gltX gene encoding glutamate--tRNA ligase, with the translated sequence MTVKTRFAPSPTGYLHVGGARTALYSWLFAKNQGGEFVLRIEDTDLERNSREAVDAILEGMQWMGMEWDEGPYYQSKRFDRYNEMVDKLLAEDKAFKCYASKELLDEIRAEQEENKEMARYDANHPKIVAANEAAKEGDACVIRFRNPKEGSVVFDDQIRGRIEIANSQLDDLIIRRTDGAPTYNFVVVVDDWDMGITHVVRGEDHINNTPRQINIYEALGAPVPTFAHCAMILGDDGAKLSKRHGAVSVMQYRDEGYLPNALNNYLVRLGWSHGDQEIFSQEEMIEFFSLNAISKSASAFNTDKLLWLNNHYIKTSEPEYVAKYLQWHLDAQKIDTTSGPAITEVIKLVGERCNTLIELAEQSRYFYEDFSEFEAGAAKKHLRGVAKGPLELALAKVEALEDFTTANIKDGVIAAVCEELEIGMGKIGMPLRVAVTGGGQSPSVDAVMELVGKERVIARIKMALEFIAEREANA